Proteins encoded in a region of the Malaciobacter mytili LMG 24559 genome:
- a CDS encoding heat shock protein transcriptional repressor HspR: MKNNAYNEPVYLISAVAQILNIHPQTLRQYEREGLIKPSRTNGKIRLYSQKDIDHIKYVLTLTRELGINLAGVDLILRLNNKIEKLEEDIDKYKKRLREANRFGVVPDSKALVIKKSSYDIVIFEE; encoded by the coding sequence ATGAAAAATAATGCTTATAATGAGCCTGTTTATCTAATCTCAGCTGTAGCACAAATACTTAATATACATCCACAAACATTAAGACAATATGAAAGGGAGGGTTTAATTAAACCTTCTCGTACAAATGGTAAAATAAGATTATATTCACAAAAAGATATAGACCATATAAAATATGTATTAACCCTAACAAGAGAATTAGGAATAAATCTTGCAGGAGTTGATTTAATTTTAAGGCTTAATAATAAAATAGAAAAACTAGAAGAAGATATTGATAAGTATAAAAAAAGATTAAGAGAAGCTAATAGATTTGGGGTAGTTCCTGATTCAAAAGCCTTAGTAATTAAAAAAAGCTCTTATGATATTGTAATATTTGAAGAGTAA